In Chitinivibrionia bacterium, a single window of DNA contains:
- a CDS encoding TetR/AcrR family transcriptional regulator: MLETTQELDKQEKAALVSDKVKALKSELILDAALTVFSLRGVAEATLEEIAGEAGFSKASLYNYFPDKERIFLAVAMREAERFIDILMNSGETSVSPTLPFKENMRRYLLLRLEHTRKHFHFIVSMNLAEIFKCEDIQKGSLHGYIDFKEELFKKSIVPILNWAKDKNEITTLFNDLTLCRIIDGMTLGVIHDWIKNKKVGDTDEVANLLIELLVNGMGKR, translated from the coding sequence ATGCTTGAAACAACTCAGGAATTGGATAAACAGGAAAAAGCGGCTTTGGTCTCGGATAAGGTCAAAGCCCTTAAGAGCGAGTTAATTCTCGACGCGGCGCTTACGGTATTCTCCCTCAGGGGAGTTGCCGAGGCGACCTTAGAGGAGATAGCGGGCGAAGCAGGCTTTTCAAAAGCGTCGCTATACAATTATTTTCCCGATAAGGAGAGAATATTTTTAGCGGTGGCAATGCGGGAAGCCGAGCGTTTTATAGATATTCTTATGAACTCGGGCGAGACTTCGGTTTCGCCCACCCTCCCGTTCAAGGAAAATATGCGCCGATACCTGCTTCTGCGCCTCGAACATACCAGAAAGCATTTTCACTTTATCGTGTCGATGAATTTGGCGGAAATTTTCAAATGCGAAGACATCCAAAAAGGGTCTCTTCACGGATATATCGACTTTAAGGAAGAGCTTTTCAAGAAAAGTATTGTGCCTATACTTAACTGGGCGAAAGACAAAAACGAAATAACAACTTTGTTCAACGACCTTACTCTTTGCAGAATTATTGACGGAATGACCTTAGGCGTTATTCACGATTGGATAAAAAACAAAAAAGTCGGCGATACCGACGAAGTAGCGAACTTACTGATAGAATTACTTGTTAACGGGATGGGAAAAAGATGA
- a CDS encoding protein O-GlcNAcase → MELTGYIEGFYGKIFSWETREAIAKKVFSKGMNTYLYAPKEDKYHRICWEEDYPAPLRDKFAQIIEFAYSCGSTFIPALAPGLSFFYDEADYVFLKKKIKFFVNLGANTFALTMDDIPAISPVEGKKLGVQHGELLCRIKQDFPNLRLLFCPTIYAADLIDETSLYYLDDLKRSAPDDILYLWTGDSTISKKINAQTMEHAIKLFGKKIVIWDNFYCIDYCPNRIFAGEYAARDREFIKNQCAGVLLNGTGLPITDEIILENFDLWLKDKNPSECDIKTVLTNFGVPQNLLEYLPLISSPYRQDYTLPQTLSPDNFFTEIIAKWQSPLKLEWYNALHAIFTQLRISSAKKPFGEEWYGMRWVR, encoded by the coding sequence ATGGAATTAACAGGATATATAGAGGGTTTTTACGGCAAAATTTTTAGTTGGGAAACTCGGGAAGCAATCGCAAAAAAAGTTTTTAGCAAAGGTATGAACACTTATCTTTACGCCCCCAAAGAGGACAAGTATCACAGAATTTGCTGGGAAGAGGACTATCCTGCGCCCCTTCGCGACAAGTTTGCGCAAATCATAGAATTTGCCTACAGTTGCGGCAGTACGTTCATTCCCGCGCTTGCTCCCGGGCTATCCTTCTTTTACGACGAAGCGGATTACGTCTTCCTTAAAAAGAAAATAAAGTTTTTCGTAAACTTAGGCGCAAACACTTTCGCGCTTACAATGGACGACATTCCCGCAATCTCCCCCGTAGAAGGCAAAAAATTAGGCGTTCAGCACGGCGAACTTTTGTGCAGAATAAAGCAAGATTTCCCAAATTTACGCCTTCTGTTCTGCCCCACAATTTACGCCGCCGACCTCATAGACGAAACTTCGCTCTACTACTTGGACGACCTTAAAAGAAGCGCTCCCGACGACATCCTCTACCTATGGACGGGCGACAGCACAATTTCTAAAAAAATAAACGCCCAAACTATGGAACACGCCATAAAACTTTTCGGCAAAAAAATAGTAATTTGGGATAATTTCTACTGCATAGACTACTGCCCCAACCGAATTTTCGCAGGAGAATACGCCGCCCGCGACCGCGAATTCATAAAAAACCAATGCGCAGGCGTTCTGTTAAACGGCACAGGCTTACCCATAACCGACGAAATAATTCTGGAAAACTTCGACTTGTGGCTAAAAGACAAAAACCCGAGCGAATGCGACATTAAAACAGTCCTAACAAACTTCGGCGTTCCCCAAAACCTACTCGAATACCTGCCCCTGATTTCGTCGCCGTACCGTCAAGATTACACGCTCCCCCAAACCCTCTCCCCCGACAATTTCTTCACCGAAATAATCGCCAAATGGCAATCCCCGCTGAAGTTGGAGTGGTATAATGCTCTTCACGCGATTTTCACCCAGTTGCGAATTTCGTCGGCAAAAAAACCGTTCGGCGAGGAGTGGTATGGGATGAGGTGGGTGAGGTGA